In Arcobacter ellisii, a genomic segment contains:
- a CDS encoding sensor histidine kinase: MEIKKNIFIMILLFLIIAFFITFGSYFYILNKQTKLLDSLYFSTHENITKTTQNLIKDKQNATLAIALALAKDDNLYECMKNENYEKLNYKNIIEEIKNYSKYKNVWIQIVDKNGNSVYRSWTDKKGDNLLFRKDLKNTLTNQNISTSISVALFSITLKARTPIYDKENNFQGALEVITHFNSITNDLKENNIDSLVITDKKFKNTLKFPYTNIFIDDYYIANENANVDLLNYVKNNKIDRYINIPNYIIENNYLISNYILYDKNGEKLAYILNFIDLKNIDTQIIKSFKVQIIMICVIALIILFFSFLIYLYSTYLKELKQQENKKQSILDSQSSIIVITNGTEIIDANKQLFEFFTSVSNLTEFKNKYRCICSKFLDLKDPIYILEKDYDGKNWAQYVFENKNKNFRVAMKNSLDEIRHFSLNASKIKSENYIITTFTDITKEIEEVEKDKEKDRLLYQQSKIAAIADILKNIAHQWRQPLSVISTITSGMKLKKELDNLPNDEFYNSCEVIIDNTQKLSNTIENFTNFFSKDEVVSNFSIIETVKNTLAFFDSIFEKNNIKCSFNYDTDFILTCNRNEFSEAILNILDNSVYALIENKKEEDRFIFIDFKDKVLQIKDSANGIDEQIIAKIVEPYFTTKHQSFGVGLGLFVVHEFFVKNLGYKIDIKNVTFEHENKKYSGTNFIINFN, from the coding sequence ATGGAAATCAAAAAAAATATTTTTATCATGATTCTGTTATTTTTAATAATAGCTTTTTTTATAACATTTGGAAGCTATTTTTACATTTTAAATAAACAGACTAAACTTTTAGACTCTCTTTATTTTTCAACACATGAAAATATTACAAAAACTACACAAAATCTTATAAAAGATAAACAAAATGCAACTTTAGCAATTGCATTAGCTTTAGCAAAAGATGATAATTTATATGAATGTATGAAAAATGAAAATTATGAAAAATTAAATTATAAAAATATTATTGAAGAGATTAAAAACTATTCTAAATACAAAAATGTCTGGATTCAAATAGTTGATAAAAATGGAAATAGTGTTTATCGTTCTTGGACTGATAAAAAAGGTGATAATTTGCTTTTTAGAAAAGATTTAAAAAACACATTAACAAATCAAAATATTTCAACTTCAATAAGTGTTGCTTTATTTAGTATTACATTAAAAGCTAGAACTCCAATTTATGATAAAGAGAATAACTTTCAAGGAGCATTAGAAGTTATAACTCATTTTAATTCAATCACAAATGATCTAAAAGAGAACAATATTGATTCTTTAGTAATCACAGATAAAAAATTTAAAAACACTTTAAAATTTCCATACACAAATATTTTTATTGATGATTATTATATAGCAAATGAAAATGCAAATGTTGATTTATTAAATTATGTAAAAAATAATAAAATTGATAGATATATAAATATTCCAAACTATATAATTGAAAATAATTATCTAATCTCAAACTATATCTTATATGATAAAAATGGTGAAAAATTAGCATATATATTAAATTTTATTGATTTAAAAAATATTGATACACAAATTATAAAATCATTTAAAGTTCAAATTATTATGATTTGTGTAATTGCTTTGATTATTCTATTTTTCTCTTTTTTAATCTATCTTTACTCTACATATTTAAAAGAATTAAAACAACAAGAGAATAAAAAACAATCTATTTTAGATTCACAATCAAGTATTATTGTTATTACAAATGGTACAGAAATTATTGATGCAAATAAACAATTATTTGAATTTTTCACATCTGTTTCCAATTTAACTGAATTTAAAAATAAATATAGATGTATTTGTAGTAAATTTTTAGATTTAAAAGATCCTATTTATATTTTAGAAAAAGATTATGATGGCAAAAATTGGGCTCAATATGTTTTTGAAAATAAAAATAAAAATTTTAGAGTTGCTATGAAAAACTCTTTAGATGAAATTAGACATTTTTCACTAAATGCCTCTAAAATAAAATCTGAAAACTATATCATCACTACATTTACAGATATAACAAAAGAGATTGAAGAAGTTGAAAAAGATAAAGAAAAAGATAGATTACTTTATCAACAATCAAAAATTGCTGCAATTGCTGATATTTTAAAAAATATTGCCCATCAATGGAGACAACCTTTAAGTGTTATTAGTACAATTACAAGTGGAATGAAACTTAAAAAAGAGTTAGATAATCTTCCAAATGATGAGTTTTATAACTCATGTGAAGTGATTATTGACAATACACAAAAACTTTCAAATACAATTGAAAATTTTACAAATTTCTTCTCAAAAGATGAAGTAGTATCAAATTTTTCGATTATAGAAACTGTAAAAAATACCCTTGCATTTTTTGATTCAATTTTTGAAAAAAACAACATAAAATGTAGTTTTAATTATGATACAGATTTTATCTTAACTTGTAATAGAAATGAATTTTCTGAAGCAATTTTAAACATATTAGATAATTCAGTTTATGCACTAATTGAGAATAAAAAAGAAGAAGATAGATTTATTTTTATTGATTTTAAAGATAAAGTTTTACAAATAAAAGATAGTGCAAATGGAATAGATGAACAAATTATTGCTAAAATTGTAGAACCATATTTTACAACAAAACATCAATCATTTGGTGTTGGTCTTGGTCTTTTTGTAGTACATGAATTTTTTGTAAAAAATTTAGGTTACAAAATTGACATCAAAAATGTAACATTTGAACATGAAAACAAGAAATATTCAGGAACAAATTTTATAATTAATTTCAATTAA